The Campylobacter sp. CN_NE2 genome contains a region encoding:
- the panB gene encoding 3-methyl-2-oxobutanoate hydroxymethyltransferase: MAKITISNLYKMKENNEKIVMITAYDALFAKIFNDQVDMVLVGDSLNMSFGGHNETIGISVDEMIYHARAVRRGLTHPYLVVDMPFCSCATPELALKNCAKVYEKTGCDAVKIEGGKDFAATVELLSKNGIAVMSHIGLRPQLSRFQGGYKVSGREKNALNSLIDDAKAVQNAGAVLLLLEGTISSVANEVMSVANVPVIGIGAGSCDGQVLVWSDMLGFFDEFKPKFVKRYLNGAELVRKAVKNYANDVKKGIFPSEEFEYLK, translated from the coding sequence ATGGCAAAAATCACAATTTCAAATTTATATAAAATGAAAGAAAACAACGAAAAAATCGTTATGATAACCGCCTATGACGCCTTGTTTGCCAAAATTTTTAACGACCAAGTCGATATGGTGCTAGTAGGCGATAGCCTAAATATGAGCTTTGGCGGACACAATGAGACCATCGGCATAAGTGTCGATGAGATGATTTATCACGCAAGGGCTGTTAGGCGTGGCTTAACGCACCCGTATTTGGTCGTGGATATGCCGTTTTGTTCGTGCGCTACGCCCGAACTTGCACTTAAAAACTGCGCCAAAGTCTATGAAAAAACAGGTTGCGACGCCGTTAAAATCGAAGGCGGAAAGGACTTTGCGGCTACCGTCGAGCTTTTAAGCAAAAATGGCATTGCCGTTATGAGCCACATAGGCTTACGACCGCAACTTTCTCGTTTTCAAGGTGGTTACAAGGTAAGCGGTCGTGAGAAAAACGCACTAAATTCGCTTATTGATGACGCAAAAGCCGTGCAAAATGCGGGAGCGGTTTTGCTTCTGCTCGAAGGGACGATTTCAAGCGTGGCTAACGAAGTAATGAGCGTCGCAAATGTCCCTGTCATCGGTATCGGCGCAGGGTCGTGCGACGGACAGGTGCTAGTGTGGAGCGATATGCTAGGATTTTTTGACGAATTTAAGCCAAAATTTGTAAAACGCTACCTAAACGGTGCCGAACTCGTGCGAAAAGCCGTGAAAAACTACGCCAACGATGTCAAAAAAGGCATTTTCCCAAGCGAAGAATTTGAGTATTTGAAGTAA
- a CDS encoding tyrosine-type recombinase/integrase codes for MILQVVEFNLWIFKMTLNALFDDYISFYELILREHTLKSDICSYNKHIKNTIGKKDIRDINFIDIQKLCNDLIKKGYKIKTIKNILAKLRVVFKLGIKLEIINKNPCDFVELPKFDNKRYFDYSLKIQKKFIKAICENKGVNADIFFFLLHGRRKSEVLNLRWCDINFKTKTYIVPCQINKAKRDMIYSMSDELFDRLYELYGKSKNTNDFVFINPKTNTKFTDLRRSWNSLLKRNNLPKIRLHDIRHLIGTYSINYLKLPVEQVSFTLGHTNITTTQKYITANVKKSKYTIENLINSVNLSG; via the coding sequence ATGATTTTGCAAGTCGTGGAATTCAACCTTTGGATTTTTAAAATGACTTTGAACGCTCTTTTTGATGATTATATCTCTTTTTATGAGTTGATTTTACGAGAACATACGCTAAAAAGCGATATTTGCTCGTATAATAAACACATAAAAAATACAATCGGCAAAAAAGACATAAGAGATATAAATTTCATTGATATTCAAAAACTTTGTAACGATTTAATCAAAAAAGGCTATAAGATAAAAACGATTAAAAATATCCTTGCAAAATTGCGTGTTGTTTTTAAGCTCGGCATAAAACTAGAAATTATAAATAAAAATCCTTGCGATTTCGTGGAATTGCCTAAATTTGACAATAAACGCTATTTTGATTACTCTTTGAAAATTCAAAAGAAATTCATAAAAGCTATTTGCGAAAACAAAGGCGTAAATGCCGATATTTTCTTTTTTCTTTTGCACGGTCGCCGAAAAAGCGAAGTATTAAATTTGCGTTGGTGTGATATAAATTTTAAAACAAAAACTTATATCGTGCCCTGTCAGATAAACAAAGCAAAACGAGATATGATATATTCAATGTCAGATGAGCTTTTTGATAGACTTTATGAATTATATGGAAAATCAAAAAATACAAATGATTTTGTTTTTATAAATCCTAAAACAAATACCAAATTTACAGATTTACGCCGTTCTTGGAATTCGCTTTTAAAACGAAATAATTTACCAAAAATAAGACTTCACGACATAAGGCATTTAATCGGAACATATTCAATCAATTATTTAAAATTGCCAGTGGAGCAAGTATCTTTTACGCTCGGTCATACAAATATAACGACAACGCAAAAATACATTACGGCTAATGTAAAAAAATCAAAATATACGATAGAAAATTTAATAAATTCCGTAAATTTGTCCGGCTAA
- a CDS encoding rolling circle replication-associated protein, translating into MSYGLSEFDLDFVRAKIKKQRDFLENTKFINSFGEEKTLLSVSKSANFSGSYYAEIANRTNTIHSLTVKNALVPVFLTITLNGCFRKALVGNFSTFTTKDIKSLPIEQKAKLNSNECFNIRDLVNVLNYNFDKFNKRFRKIYPNEKMQYIRTFEPHKKDGVPHIHALIYVPKHTIPYLLQAYKDIFYASQNLRNDRLSNEQRKNGEINGFQITLKNATGYVMKYITKTFINYNETDEINEVQAWFIKHKIRRFLSSRTPIPLWVYRKINFIKGLQDFANLNILNDIDDTLIEWDYGDKSIFISIPYTSEELIYENGHLLYYVCGRLKHEYKKEISMNFKPKNSSFKFARDENGNYIKENSKFEPEMLSSWTQKPFSKMTNLELTDLYLNYDLEYMNPQKLGILENELFNRGLNCFTHKKEKHDLNDIHGLKNDFASRGIQPLDF; encoded by the coding sequence ATGAGTTACGGATTAAGTGAATTTGACCTTGATTTTGTTCGTGCAAAAATCAAAAAACAAAGAGATTTTTTAGAAAATACCAAATTTATAAACTCTTTCGGCGAAGAAAAAACGCTTTTAAGCGTTTCAAAGTCTGCAAATTTTAGCGGTTCATATTACGCTGAAATTGCAAATCGCACAAATACAATTCACAGCTTAACGGTTAAAAATGCTCTTGTGCCTGTGTTTTTGACAATTACATTAAACGGCTGTTTTAGAAAAGCATTAGTCGGCAATTTTAGCACTTTTACTACAAAAGATATAAAAAGCTTACCTATCGAACAAAAGGCTAAATTAAACTCTAATGAGTGCTTTAATATAAGGGATTTGGTAAATGTTCTTAATTATAATTTTGACAAATTTAATAAGCGATTTCGTAAAATTTATCCAAATGAAAAAATGCAATATATACGCACTTTCGAACCGCATAAAAAAGACGGCGTTCCGCATATTCACGCCTTAATTTATGTTCCAAAACATACAATTCCTTATTTATTACAGGCTTATAAAGATATTTTCTATGCTTCGCAAAATTTGCGAAATGATAGACTTTCAAACGAACAACGCAAAAACGGCGAAATTAACGGCTTTCAAATAACTCTTAAAAATGCGACTGGTTATGTTATGAAATATATTACAAAAACATTTATAAACTATAATGAAACCGATGAGATAAACGAAGTTCAAGCGTGGTTTATAAAACATAAAATTAGGCGTTTTCTAAGCTCTCGCACTCCTATTCCGTTATGGGTTTATCGTAAAATCAATTTTATAAAAGGATTGCAAGATTTCGCAAATTTAAATATTTTAAATGATATTGATGACACTTTAATCGAGTGGGATTATGGCGATAAATCAATATTTATAAGCATACCATATACTAGCGAAGAACTTATTTATGAAAACGGACATTTGCTTTATTATGTCTGCGGTCGCTTAAAACACGAATACAAAAAAGAAATTTCTATGAATTTCAAACCTAAAAATTCATCTTTTAAATTTGCTCGTGATGAAAACGGAAATTATATCAAAGAAAACTCTAAATTTGAGCCTGAAATGCTTTCATCTTGGACACAAAAACCATTTTCAAAAATGACAAATTTAGAATTAACCGATTTATATTTAAATTACGATTTAGAATATATGAACCCGCAAAAACTCGGTATTTTAGAAAATGAGCTTTTTAATCGTGGTTTGAATTGTTTTACTCATAAAAAAGAAAAACACGATTTAAACGATATTCACGGCTTAAAAAATGATTTTGCAAGTCGTGGAATTCAACCTTTGGATTTTTAA
- a CDS encoding type II secretion system protein GspD — translation MKKVFLIITFCMALINAKEIEVNLLDFANLASENSKTDILLSDEIEPNNYYFYTSKNSDIKIGHFRKAIESKGLKLILTDDFYYVVPKNDENVTFTDKKLRYLPLENNSFNDISGIISARIDTNTTYISSTNSAVFMADDEEYSEILEFSKMADKKLEQVNFKLTILETNTNDYRDLGTHINSLGDLVTHSDLNYFINLITMPFTAETNIITNKKKGFYGVLSLLEQNGVTTIKQSPFLVAKSGKEVYFSSVENIPYLRNTSSYSNNGTTTQTTYDYKDVGLKIKIRPVVLENMVDFDLDLVVEDIVDNTTLTPRTSKKELKSNYSLKRGEILVLSGINKNVEYSKRNGIPLLKDIPILKYLFSIEQDYKSTNIITLTIEVN, via the coding sequence ATGAAAAAAGTCTTTTTGATAATAACCTTTTGTATGGCTCTGATAAACGCAAAAGAGATTGAAGTTAATTTGTTAGATTTTGCAAATTTGGCGAGTGAAAACTCTAAAACTGATATTTTACTTTCTGATGAAATAGAACCAAATAACTACTATTTTTATACTTCTAAAAATTCAGATATTAAAATAGGTCATTTTCGTAAGGCAATAGAGAGTAAAGGATTAAAACTCATTTTAACTGATGATTTTTATTATGTCGTTCCAAAAAATGATGAAAATGTAACTTTTACTGATAAAAAACTTCGTTATTTGCCACTTGAAAACAACTCATTTAACGATATAAGCGGAATTATTTCCGCTCGCATTGATACAAACACGACTTATATTAGCTCTACAAATTCGGCGGTTTTTATGGCTGATGATGAAGAATATTCAGAAATTTTAGAGTTTTCAAAAATGGCTGATAAAAAGCTAGAACAGGTAAATTTCAAGCTTACCATACTTGAAACAAATACAAATGATTACAGAGATTTAGGAACTCACATAAATTCGCTCGGCGATCTTGTAACTCATAGCGATTTAAACTATTTTATAAATTTGATTACTATGCCATTTACTGCTGAAACAAATATCATAACAAACAAGAAAAAAGGCTTTTACGGCGTTTTATCACTACTCGAACAAAACGGCGTAACTACAATTAAGCAAAGCCCTTTTTTGGTTGCAAAAAGCGGAAAAGAAGTTTATTTTAGTTCTGTTGAAAATATTCCTTATCTTCGCAATACTTCGTCTTACTCGAATAACGGCACTACAACCCAAACAACTTACGATTATAAAGATGTCGGACTTAAAATCAAAATTCGCCCTGTTGTCTTAGAAAATATGGTTGATTTTGATTTGGATTTGGTCGTTGAAGATATTGTCGATAACACCACTTTAACGCCACGCACAAGCAAAAAGGAATTAAAATCAAATTACAGCTTAAAACGGGGCGAAATTTTGGTTTTAAGCGGTATAAATAAAAATGTCGAGTATTCAAAGCGTAATGGCATACCGCTTTTAAAAGATATACCTATTTTGAAATATTTGTTTTCAATAGAGCAAGATTATAAAAGCACAAATATTATAACTTTGACAATAGAAGTAAATTAA
- a CDS encoding zonular occludens toxin domain-containing protein, producing MAISYLTGIPKSGKTYLAVYKIWENFVKEPKKSLFAKEPPKNKYKICYTNINEFDFSKSDKIELLKVDDFKYNLSLLYDLYQAGANDTELNLKADEFLLNHSLIVIDEAHNFFTKKDDILTWWLTYHAHLYQDIWLITQDLSLIDTGYKAVAEYFYKAVEPARRLITSRFRYQQFSSYKMNGVDLIKGGGFTLPAIDEVFKMYVAGEKTKGSSIVVKFFALALILSFITFVAFNLYIKTLSPKNEEIKEEPINQTQIQTIQKPIKEEKKENEILPFIYEVRCYYDTCKISDKYEKFDLSYLSFLLSRSPPEFAKRKAMSKGVLIYIVGFKKPVFDNLKKEEKNEKSLFDNNLLYGSDKRKRD from the coding sequence ATGGCTATTTCATATCTTACAGGCATACCAAAGAGTGGAAAAACTTACCTTGCTGTTTATAAAATTTGGGAGAATTTCGTAAAAGAGCCTAAAAAATCTCTTTTCGCAAAAGAACCGCCAAAAAATAAATATAAAATTTGCTATACAAATATAAATGAATTCGATTTTTCAAAAAGCGATAAAATCGAGCTTTTAAAAGTAGATGATTTTAAATATAATCTTTCGCTTCTTTATGATTTGTATCAAGCTGGTGCTAATGATACGGAGCTAAATTTAAAAGCCGATGAATTTCTTTTAAATCACTCTTTAATCGTAATTGATGAAGCACATAACTTTTTTACAAAAAAAGATGACATTTTGACTTGGTGGCTTACTTATCACGCCCATTTATATCAAGATATTTGGCTTATAACGCAAGATTTAAGCTTAATCGATACAGGATATAAAGCCGTCGCTGAATACTTTTATAAAGCTGTTGAACCTGCAAGGCGTTTAATTACTTCTCGCTTTCGTTATCAACAATTTTCAAGCTATAAAATGAACGGCGTTGATCTCATTAAAGGCGGTGGCTTTACGCTTCCTGCAATTGATGAAGTCTTTAAAATGTATGTTGCAGGAGAAAAGACAAAAGGTTCAAGTATTGTTGTTAAATTCTTTGCATTGGCTTTGATTTTATCATTTATTACTTTTGTTGCTTTTAATCTTTATATCAAAACTTTAAGTCCTAAAAACGAAGAAATAAAAGAAGAACCTATAAATCAAACTCAAATTCAAACTATACAAAAACCTATAAAAGAAGAAAAAAAGGAAAATGAAATTTTACCTTTCATTTATGAAGTTAGGTGTTATTACGATACCTGCAAAATAAGCGATAAATACGAAAAATTTGATTTATCTTATCTTTCCTTTTTGCTTTCTCGCTCTCCGCCTGAATTTGCAAAAAGAAAAGCTATGAGTAAAGGCGTTTTGATTTATATAGTTGGCTTTAAAAAGCCTGTTTTTGACAATTTAAAAAAGGAAGAGAAAAATGAAAAAAGTCTTTTTGATAATAACCTTTTGTATGGCTCTGATAAACGCAAAAGAGATTGA